From Demequina capsici, one genomic window encodes:
- the truB gene encoding tRNA pseudouridine(55) synthase TruB, with product MGRRPSDEPTPGLLLVDKPQGWTSHDVVARCRRLAGTRKVGHAGTLDPMATGLLVLGIGRATKLLTYITGHDKAYEATIRLGESTVTDDADGEVTASVDASGVTDEDIAAAVLALTGDIMQRPSSVSAIKVDGKRSYARVRGGEDVELPARPVTVGSFEVRDVRRDGAAVDLDVRVEVSSGTYVRALARDLGGALGVGGHLTALRRTRIGRIPVDEAATLDDLTARVEAGEPLPLLPLGPAAAATLTPIAVDDDDAKALGYGQWVAARAGDEGEHLALLDGSGDLVAIGERRGGKVKPVVVMRPAGTAAQ from the coding sequence GTGGGTCGTCGACCCAGCGACGAGCCCACGCCGGGCCTGCTCCTGGTGGACAAGCCGCAGGGCTGGACGTCGCACGATGTCGTGGCTCGTTGCCGACGGCTTGCGGGCACCCGCAAGGTCGGTCATGCCGGCACGCTCGACCCGATGGCCACGGGTCTGCTGGTGCTGGGCATCGGTCGGGCGACCAAGCTGCTGACCTACATCACCGGGCACGACAAGGCGTACGAGGCGACCATCCGCCTGGGTGAGTCCACCGTGACGGACGACGCGGACGGCGAGGTCACCGCCTCTGTGGACGCGTCCGGGGTGACCGACGAGGACATCGCTGCGGCGGTGCTCGCCCTCACGGGCGACATCATGCAGCGTCCGAGCTCGGTGAGCGCGATCAAGGTCGACGGCAAGCGGTCGTATGCGCGCGTGCGTGGGGGAGAGGATGTCGAGCTTCCCGCGCGTCCCGTCACCGTCGGCAGTTTCGAGGTGCGCGACGTCCGTCGTGATGGCGCAGCAGTGGACCTCGACGTGCGTGTCGAGGTGTCGTCCGGCACCTACGTACGCGCCCTGGCGCGTGATCTCGGCGGGGCACTGGGCGTCGGCGGGCATCTGACGGCGCTGAGGCGGACCCGGATCGGACGCATCCCCGTGGACGAGGCCGCCACCCTCGACGATCTCACCGCCCGGGTCGAGGCCGGCGAGCCGCTGCCCCTGCTCCCCCTGGGACCGGCCGCCGCAGCGACCCTGACGCCCATCGCGGTCGACGACGATGACGCGAAGGCTCTTGGTTACGGACAGTGGGTCGCGGCGAGAGCCGGCGACGAGGGGGAGCACCTTGCGCTCCTTGACGGCTCGGGGGACCTGGTGGCGATCGGAGAGCGCCGCGGCGGGAAGGTCAAGCCGGTCGTCGTGATGC
- the rbfA gene encoding 30S ribosome-binding factor RbfA produces MSDNPRALRLAGTIKKIVARALEGEIKDPRLGFVTVTDVRVTGDLQQASVFYTVLGSDEDREGTAAALQSAKGLLRSKVGHELGIRLTPSLEFHLDAVPESAASLDRALHEAHERDQELRRLRENAQYAGEADPYRHHDEDDEA; encoded by the coding sequence ATGAGCGACAACCCCCGTGCGCTTCGGCTCGCGGGCACGATCAAGAAGATCGTCGCCCGCGCGCTGGAGGGCGAGATCAAGGACCCTCGTCTGGGGTTCGTGACGGTCACCGACGTGCGCGTGACCGGGGACCTGCAGCAGGCGTCGGTGTTCTACACGGTCCTCGGCTCCGACGAGGACCGTGAGGGCACCGCCGCCGCGCTGCAGTCGGCGAAGGGTCTGCTGCGGTCCAAGGTGGGCCACGAGCTGGGCATCAGGTTGACGCCCAGCCTCGAGTTCCACCTGGACGCGGTGCCCGAGTCCGCGGCCTCCCTCGATCGTGCCCTCCACGAGGCGCACGAGCGAGACCAGGAGCTGCGACGCCTGCGTGAGAACGCGCAGTACGCCGGGGAGGCGGACCCGTACCGTCACCACGACGAGGACGACGAGGCGTAG
- the infB gene encoding translation initiation factor IF-2, protein MAKPRVHEIAKELGVPSKDLIAKLNQLGEYVKGPSSTLEAPVVRKAREAFPQTGTKPAAKPAAARPAAPKPAVKPAEQEEASAPRASAPKPGPKPAPKPAAPAPAQTVDEQATPAAAAPAASEAPAAVADDAKPKGPTPADMPKPRPRPGGNNPFSDRTAGPRPRPRPGGNNPFQGPRTGGAPRPGGGAPRPGGAPRPGGAAPRPGQGFGPRPAAPAGGAGGPGGARGGRGGFGGPGGAAGAGGPGGPGGRPAPGGRGRGGGTAGAFGRQGGRPVRSRKSKRAKRAEYEQQQAPSIGGVQIPRGDGTTQIRLRRGATLSDFAEKIDVNPASLVTVLFHLGEMATATQSLDEDTFEALGVELGYKIQIVSPEDEDKELLEDFGLDLDAELEAETDEELEPRAPIVTVMGHVDHGKTRLLDAIRHADVISGEAGGITQHIGAYQVHHEHDGVTRAITFIDTPGHEAFTAMRARGAQVTDIAILVVAADDGVMPQTIEALNHAQAANVPIVVAVNKVDKEGANPDKIRQQLTEYNLVAEEWGGDTMFVDVSALKGQGIDELLQAVLLTADAGLDLRANPNKDARGVAVEAHLDKGRGAVATVLVNSGTLRVGDAIVAGTAHGRVRAMFDEHDNLVTEATPARPVLVIGLTSVPGAGDSFIVAEDDRTARQIAEKRAAAERAAQLAKRRKRISLEDFNKALEEGKVDTLNLIIKGDVSGAVEALEDALLQIDVGDEVDLRIIHRGVGAVTQNDVNLATVDNAIIIGFNVRPAERVQDMADREGVDMRFYSVIYRALEDVEASLKGMLKPEYEEKQVGAAEIMEIFRSSKFGNIAGCLVRSGAIKRNAKAKVVRGGTVIGEPTIDTLRRFKDDVTEVKDGFECGIGLGKFNDIQVGDIIETFEMVEIPRD, encoded by the coding sequence GTGGCAAAGCCCCGCGTTCACGAGATCGCGAAGGAGCTCGGAGTCCCGAGCAAGGACCTGATCGCCAAGCTCAACCAGCTCGGCGAGTACGTGAAGGGTCCGTCCTCCACCCTGGAGGCCCCGGTCGTGCGCAAGGCCCGTGAGGCCTTCCCTCAGACCGGCACCAAGCCCGCCGCGAAGCCCGCGGCTGCCAGGCCCGCCGCCCCGAAGCCCGCCGTCAAGCCTGCGGAGCAGGAGGAGGCGTCCGCACCCAGGGCGTCCGCACCCAAGCCTGGCCCCAAGCCCGCACCGAAGCCGGCCGCGCCTGCGCCCGCGCAGACGGTCGACGAGCAGGCGACGCCTGCCGCCGCCGCACCCGCGGCCTCCGAGGCGCCTGCCGCTGTGGCGGACGATGCGAAGCCGAAGGGCCCGACCCCGGCCGACATGCCGAAGCCGCGCCCGCGTCCGGGCGGCAACAACCCGTTCTCCGACCGTACGGCGGGTCCGCGTCCGCGCCCGCGTCCGGGCGGCAACAACCCGTTCCAGGGCCCTCGCACGGGTGGCGCTCCGCGCCCCGGCGGCGGTGCGCCCCGTCCCGGAGGCGCTCCGCGTCCGGGCGGTGCCGCTCCTCGTCCCGGTCAGGGCTTCGGCCCGCGTCCTGCGGCGCCTGCCGGTGGCGCAGGCGGCCCCGGTGGTGCACGCGGCGGCCGCGGTGGCTTCGGCGGTCCTGGCGGTGCTGCAGGCGCCGGTGGTCCCGGTGGACCCGGCGGTCGTCCCGCGCCCGGTGGGCGTGGACGCGGCGGCGGCACGGCCGGCGCCTTCGGGCGTCAGGGCGGTCGCCCGGTCCGCTCGCGTAAGAGCAAGCGTGCGAAGCGCGCAGAGTACGAGCAGCAGCAGGCGCCGTCGATCGGCGGCGTGCAGATCCCTCGCGGTGACGGCACCACGCAGATCCGTCTGCGGCGTGGCGCCACGCTGAGCGACTTCGCCGAGAAGATCGATGTGAATCCCGCGTCGCTGGTGACGGTCCTGTTCCACCTCGGTGAGATGGCCACCGCCACGCAGTCGCTCGACGAGGACACGTTCGAGGCGCTCGGCGTCGAGCTGGGCTACAAGATCCAGATCGTGTCGCCTGAGGACGAGGACAAGGAGCTGCTCGAGGACTTCGGCCTCGACCTCGACGCCGAGCTCGAGGCGGAGACCGATGAGGAGCTCGAGCCTCGCGCCCCGATCGTGACCGTCATGGGCCACGTCGACCACGGAAAGACGCGCCTGCTGGACGCGATCCGCCATGCCGACGTGATCTCCGGCGAAGCGGGTGGCATCACCCAGCACATCGGTGCCTACCAGGTGCATCACGAGCACGACGGAGTCACGCGTGCCATCACGTTCATCGACACCCCTGGTCACGAGGCGTTCACCGCCATGCGTGCCCGTGGTGCGCAGGTCACCGACATCGCGATCCTCGTGGTCGCGGCCGATGACGGCGTGATGCCGCAGACCATCGAGGCGCTGAACCACGCCCAGGCGGCGAACGTGCCGATCGTGGTCGCGGTCAACAAGGTGGACAAGGAGGGGGCCAACCCCGACAAGATCCGGCAGCAGCTCACCGAGTACAACCTGGTGGCCGAGGAGTGGGGAGGCGACACGATGTTCGTGGACGTCTCCGCGCTCAAGGGCCAGGGCATCGACGAGCTGCTCCAGGCGGTCCTGCTCACGGCTGACGCCGGTCTGGACCTGCGCGCGAACCCGAACAAGGACGCCCGAGGCGTCGCGGTGGAGGCGCACCTGGACAAGGGTCGCGGTGCGGTGGCGACGGTGCTGGTGAACTCCGGCACGCTTCGCGTCGGCGACGCGATCGTCGCGGGTACCGCTCACGGTCGTGTCCGTGCGATGTTCGACGAGCACGACAACCTCGTCACCGAGGCGACTCCGGCGCGTCCGGTCCTCGTCATCGGTCTCACGTCCGTCCCGGGCGCAGGTGACTCGTTCATCGTGGCCGAGGACGATCGCACGGCCCGTCAGATCGCTGAGAAGCGTGCGGCCGCAGAGCGTGCCGCCCAGCTGGCCAAGCGTCGCAAGCGCATCTCGCTCGAGGACTTCAACAAGGCCCTCGAGGAAGGCAAGGTCGACACCCTCAACCTCATCATCAAGGGTGATGTGTCGGGTGCCGTCGAGGCCCTCGAGGACGCCCTGCTCCAGATCGACGTGGGCGACGAGGTCGACCTGCGGATCATCCACCGCGGCGTCGGTGCGGTGACGCAGAACGACGTGAACCTGGCGACGGTCGACAACGCGATCATCATCGGCTTCAACGTGCGTCCCGCCGAGAGGGTGCAGGACATGGCCGACCGTGAGGGCGTCGACATGCGCTTCTACTCGGTCATCTACCGTGCTCTCGAGGATGTCGAGGCCTCTCTCAAGGGCATGCTCAAGCCCGAGTACGAGGAGAAGCAGGTCGGCGCGGCCGAGATCATGGAGATCTTCCGCTCGTCCAAGTTCGGCAACATCGCAGGCTGCCTCGTGCGCAGCGGCGCCATCAAGCGCAATGCGAAGGCGAAGGTCGTCCGGGGCGGCACCGTCATCGGCGAGCCCACGATCGACACGCTGCGTCGCTTCAAGGACGACGTCACGGAGGTCAAGGACGGCTTCGAGTGCGGTATCGGACTCGGCAAGTTCAACGACATCCAGGTCGGCGACATCATCGAGACCTTCGAGATGGTCGAGATTCCGAGGGACTGA
- a CDS encoding YlxR family protein, protein MRVAVVDGVAVFDAAKTLPGRGAWLHPGDDCLELALRRRTIGRALRAPDVDLSALAVR, encoded by the coding sequence GTGAGGGTCGCCGTCGTCGACGGCGTCGCTGTGTTCGACGCGGCGAAGACCCTCCCCGGACGTGGGGCCTGGCTCCATCCCGGGGACGACTGCCTCGAGCTCGCGCTCAGGCGGCGTACTATCGGACGTGCGTTGCGCGCGCCCGACGTCGATCTGAGCGCGCTCGCAGTGCGGTAG